The Cryptomeria japonica unplaced genomic scaffold, Sugi_1.0 HiC_scaffold_219, whole genome shotgun sequence genome includes a window with the following:
- the LOC131868784 gene encoding subtilisin-like protease SBT4.14, with protein sequence MASTVITHLLFPLAFLVILFSTAASRQLNEKLYIVYMGDVPSPDIQDYSQTAATASHLSLLHSLHGSYEAAQESFVHSYWKSFNGFAAWLSSSHAQHLSNTDGIVSVFESKKAKPLTSRSWDFVGLPLSQQTNDLEYQSDVIVGVLDTGVWPESESFDDKGLGPIPSKWKGVCQTTPDFKSCNKKIIGASFYNKGSGSEPEAGEFISPRDSDGHGTHTASTAAGSIVKNASLFGFAQGDARGGVPGARIAIYKVCFSDCSDVDILAAFDDAIHDGVDIISVSIGYSNGGFLPPLNYFEDSIAIGAFHAMKRGILTSNAACNDGSVGTVCNYSPWSLTVAASSIDRQFKSQLNLGNQTSFEGRAINTFTMEQPWYPLVYGGDATNVSGGFSSQDSSGCKLYSLDRSLVEGKIVLCYLADPYDLPDGGVYVSGGAGAIIMYDPMNDTASSFIVPATLIFNKEGEVIRSYINSTSSPTASIEKGVVRNDLPAPIVASFSSKGPNQITPNLLKPDITAPGVDILAAWSKAAPMTTSPLDKRVVDFNIVSGTSMACPHATGAAAYVKSFHPDWSPAAIKSALMTTASTFDATLEGNRAGELGYGSGQINPLKAINPGLVYEADAKSYINMLCSQGYNETSLRLLTGESVTCSSKLSENGVWELNYPSMMIVRDVSEPIFVQFPRTVTNVGPPKSTYQAKLDAPLGMNVTVEPDTLSFTSSNQKMSYNVKIESRVVPDDYALLSGALTWSSGNYSVRSPIVVYYVKQ encoded by the exons ATGGCAAGTACAGTCATAACCCATCTTCTGTTTCCCTTGGCTTTTCTCGTTATCCTTTTCTCCACAGCTGCTTCTCGTCAATTGAATGAAAAG CTTTATATAGTGTACATGGGTGATGTTCCATCCCCAGATATACAAGATTACTCCCAAACAGCAGCAACTGCATCTCACCTCTCATTGCTTCACTCTCTACATGGAAG CTATGAGGCAGCACAGGAATCTTTTGTTCATAGCTATTGGAAAAGCTTTAACGGATTTGCAGCTTGGCTTTCCTCATCTCATGCCCAACACCTCTCAA ACACAGATGGCATAGTTTCGGTCTTTGAAAGCAAAAAGGCCAAACCCTTAACAAGTAGATCATGGGATTTTGTGGGACTCCCTCTGTCTCAGCAAACCAATGATTTGGAGTATCAAAGTGACGTAATTGTTGGCGTTCTAGATACAG GGGTATGGCCAGAATCGGAAAGTTTCGATGACAAGGGATTGGGTCCCATTCCCTCAAAATGGAAGGGAGTGTGCCAGACAACACCCGACTTCAAATCCTGCAATAA GAAAATAATAGGTGCAAGCTTTTATAATAAAGGCTCTGGATCTGAACCAGAGGCTGGTGAGTTCATCTCTCCAAGAGATTCAGATGGCCATGGAACACACACTGCCTCCACAGCGGCTGGAAGCATTGTCAAAAATGCCAGCCTTTTTGGATTTGCCCAAGGAGACGCGCGTGGAGGAGTACCTGGCGCAAGGATTGCTATATACAAGGTTTGCTTTTCAGATTGCAGTGACGTAGATATTCTTGCCGCATTTGATGATGCAATCCATGATGGTGTGGATATTATTTCTGTTTCGATTGGTTATTCAAATGGAGGATTCCTTCCCCCACTTAACTACTTTGAAGATAGCATTGCAATTGGAGCATTCCATGCAATGAAGAGAGGAATCTTAACATCAAATGCTGCTTGTAACGATGGATCTGTGGGAACTGTTTGCAATTATTCCCCTTGGTCCTTGACAGTGGCTGCAAGCAGCATTGATCGCCAATTCAAATCACAACTTAATTTGGGAAATCAAACGTCCTTCGAG GGGCGTGCTATAAATACATTCACAATGGAGCAGCCTTGGTATCCTTTAGTATATGGAGGAGACGCTACTAATGTTTCTGGCGGATTTTCATCACAGGACTCAAG TGGTTGCAAGTTATATTCCCTGGATCGCAGCTTAGTTGAAGGAAAAATAGTACTTTGCTACTTAGCAGACCCATATGATCTGCCCGATGGTGGAGTGTATGTCTCTGGAGGGGCAGGTGCCATAATAATGTACGATCCAATGAATGATACAGCTTCCTCGTTCATCGTCCCAGCTACACTTATATTTAACAAAGAGGGAGAGGTTATCAGATCTTACATCAACTCCACAAG CTCTCCAACGGCAAGCATAGAAAAAGGTGTGGTTCGGAATGATTTACCTGCACCTATAGTGGCTTCATTCTCATCAAAAGGTCCCAACCAAATCACACCAAATCTTTTGAAG CCTGACATCACCGCACCCGGTGTAGATATTCTAGCAGCTTGGTCAAAAGCTGCACCAATGACCACAAGTCCTTTGGACAAAAGAGTTGTGGATTTTAACATAGTTTCTGGAACATCCATGGCATGCCCTCATGCCACAGGAGCAGCGGCCTATGTCAAGTCATTTCATCCTGACTGGTCTCCTGCTGCTATCAAATCTGCTCTCATGACCACAG CATCTACATTCGATGCAACATTAGAGGGCAATCGTGCTGGGGAATTAGGATATGGTTCAGGGCAGATTAACCCCCTCAAGGCCATCAATCCGGGGCTTGTGTATGAAGCTGACGCAAAATCCTATATCAATATGCTATGTAGCCAAGGATACAATGAAACATCTTTACGTTTGTTGACAGGAGAATCTGTCACTTGTTCTTCAAAATTATCCGAAAATGGAGTATGGGAACTTAACTATCCTTCCATGATGATTGTTAGGGATGTAAGTGAGCCCATTTTTGTTCAATTTCCAAGAACAGTTACAAATGTAGGACCTCCAAAATCTACTTACCAAGCCAAATTAGATGCGCCCCTTGGAATGAACGTGACAGTGGAACCAGATACACTCTCTTTCACGTCCTCCAATCAGAAGATGTCATACAATGTGAAAATTGAAAGTCGGGTTGTACCAGATGATTATGCTTTACTATCAGGTGCACTGACTTGGAGCTCTGGCAATTACAGTGTGCGCAGCCCCATTGTTGTATATTATGTGAAACAGTAA